One window from the genome of Salisaeta longa DSM 21114 encodes:
- a CDS encoding J domain-containing protein, which produces MPDGRRVPADYYARLGVSPDANQHAIKKAFRRKAKTHHPDRAPAHRKEEATRHFMALREAFDVLSDPEARATYDAARTAEAPRAPQSAPTAASTRAQRRESFARAWHEARQSRAVWRRSATRSIQSSLYEEHRQIYRHHESAVRWGSIVGAGLFVAEPNIIYSTDYYLLNMLLCAVAGGAVGFVLSTLWGVLSLIVRPGT; this is translated from the coding sequence ATGCCCGATGGGCGCCGCGTTCCTGCCGATTACTATGCTCGCCTGGGCGTGTCGCCTGATGCGAATCAGCACGCCATCAAAAAGGCGTTTCGGCGCAAGGCCAAGACCCATCACCCAGACCGTGCCCCGGCACACCGGAAGGAGGAAGCCACGCGGCACTTTATGGCGCTGCGGGAGGCCTTCGATGTGCTGAGCGACCCCGAGGCGCGCGCCACGTACGACGCTGCACGCACCGCCGAGGCGCCCCGCGCGCCACAGTCGGCCCCCACGGCAGCAAGCACACGTGCGCAGCGCCGCGAATCGTTTGCGCGCGCCTGGCACGAGGCCCGTCAATCGCGTGCGGTGTGGCGCCGCAGCGCTACGCGCTCCATCCAAAGCAGCCTGTACGAAGAGCACCGGCAGATCTACCGCCACCACGAGTCGGCGGTACGGTGGGGAAGCATAGTGGGCGCCGGGTTGTTCGTCGCCGAGCCGAACATCATCTACAGCACCGATTACTATCTGCTCAACATGCTGCTGTGCGCGGTGGCCGGCGGCGCCGTCGGCTTTGTGCTCAGCACGCTGTGGGGCGTCCTCTCGCTGATTGTGCGCCCCGGCACGTAA
- a CDS encoding alpha/beta fold hydrolase translates to MSYHLVDGTALYVEQHGSGPPLVFLHGLGSSGRDWAPQVAAFAADFRVLTIDLRGHGRSGVPPGPYTIPQMARDVAVVLRKLDATPATVVGLSMGGMVALQLAADAPDLVQRLCVVNSMDDMRLHTWYDVWFYLSRRVAVRVLGMRRVAERLARVLFVRDSQAHLRDEMVRRWSANNTRGYLAAMDAIMGWHITDRLPAITAPTLLVAATHDYTPVAAKRRTAAALPNARVVVIPNARHALPVERPEAFNATLRTFLDAATP, encoded by the coding sequence ATGTCTTACCACCTCGTCGATGGCACCGCGCTCTACGTGGAACAGCACGGCAGCGGCCCGCCACTGGTGTTTCTGCACGGCCTTGGATCGAGCGGGCGCGACTGGGCGCCACAGGTGGCCGCCTTTGCCGCAGACTTCCGCGTGCTCACGATCGACTTGCGCGGCCACGGGCGCTCGGGCGTGCCGCCGGGGCCGTACACCATCCCGCAGATGGCGCGCGACGTAGCCGTTGTCTTGCGGAAGCTCGACGCGACGCCCGCTACTGTTGTGGGCCTGTCGATGGGGGGCATGGTGGCGCTGCAACTCGCCGCCGACGCGCCGGACCTCGTGCAGCGCCTCTGCGTCGTCAACAGCATGGACGACATGCGCCTGCACACGTGGTACGACGTCTGGTTTTACCTCTCACGCCGCGTGGCGGTACGCGTTTTGGGAATGCGCCGCGTCGCCGAGCGCCTGGCCCGCGTGCTGTTCGTGCGCGATAGCCAGGCCCACCTCCGCGACGAGATGGTGCGCCGGTGGTCGGCCAACAATACGCGGGGCTACCTTGCCGCGATGGATGCCATCATGGGCTGGCACATCACCGATCGCCTGCCCGCCATCACCGCGCCGACCCTGCTGGTGGCTGCAACCCACGACTACACGCCCGTCGCCGCCAAACGACGCACGGCGGCGGCACTGCCCAACGCCCGCGTGGTCGTGATTCCCAACGCCCGGCACGCCCTTCCGGTGGAGCGCCCGGAGGCGTTTAATGCTACGCTCCGCACATTTTTGGATGCCGCCACACCATGA
- the pheA gene encoding prephenate dehydratase produces MTIAFQGIPGAYSAAAAAQVFPDATLHPCETFREAFAAVAAGRADRAVVPIENTLFGSIPENYDHLHHHPVTLVGDVWQRIRHGLLGCPGATLADLKTVTSHPQALGQCRQYLRTHLPEVRTEATFDTAGAARAVARAADPTRAAIASREAAEQYDLAVLDASIEDNPQNYTRFWIVAPEGTPPRAAPTKTTLTLRLNDAGPGALAPCLQAFARRAVNLTKLESRPLVGAPGRYLFYMDVEAAASDAAFVAARRVVASAAHSINVLGSYPAAPVPTTTDAGPA; encoded by the coding sequence ATGACCATCGCTTTCCAGGGCATTCCGGGCGCTTACAGCGCCGCAGCCGCCGCCCAGGTGTTTCCCGACGCCACGTTGCATCCGTGCGAGACGTTTCGTGAGGCCTTCGCCGCCGTCGCCGCGGGCCGCGCAGATCGTGCCGTGGTGCCCATCGAGAACACCTTGTTTGGCAGCATCCCGGAGAACTACGACCACCTGCACCACCATCCGGTAACCCTTGTGGGCGACGTGTGGCAGCGCATCCGCCATGGCCTGCTGGGGTGCCCCGGCGCCACGCTGGCTGACCTCAAGACCGTGACCTCGCACCCGCAAGCGCTGGGGCAGTGCCGGCAGTACCTGCGGACCCATCTGCCGGAGGTGCGCACCGAAGCGACGTTTGATACCGCCGGAGCGGCACGGGCGGTGGCGCGGGCGGCGGACCCGACGCGCGCGGCCATCGCGAGCCGCGAAGCCGCCGAGCAGTACGACCTGGCCGTGCTAGACGCATCCATTGAGGACAATCCACAGAATTATACTCGCTTCTGGATTGTAGCTCCCGAGGGCACCCCGCCGCGCGCCGCGCCCACAAAAACGACGCTCACGCTGCGCCTCAACGATGCCGGTCCTGGTGCGCTGGCCCCGTGCCTGCAGGCGTTCGCCCGCCGCGCCGTCAACCTCACCAAGCTGGAAAGCCGTCCGCTCGTGGGCGCGCCCGGCCGGTACCTGTTTTACATGGATGTGGAGGCCGCGGCCTCCGATGCCGCTTTCGTGGCGGCCCGTCGCGTCGTGGCGTCGGCGGCCCACAGCATAAACGTTTTGGGAAGTTATCCGGCCGCCCCAGTGCCCACCACCACCGACGCGGGCCCTGCATGA
- a CDS encoding alpha-ketoacid dehydrogenase subunit alpha/beta — protein sequence METSQNTPEMRPATADGAPQGDGASHGDHAVTGSLDVQPLTPHDFDADTLRGRLRLMMLSRRLDEKMMTLLKQGQGHFHIGCAGHEAAQAALGLHTRAGEGPGHDWFCMYYRDLCLSLSLGQTAREALLAHLAKADDPNSGGRQMPEHFGLKRANIMTTSSSVGAQFLPALGFAFGIQRRGEDNFVYASCGDGATSQGDFHEALNWAARSSAPVLFFVQDNKYAISVPVEDQTAGGSAYKLAAGYEGLERLHVDGTDFFAMAAATKAAVDHMRAGRGPVCLVADVVRLFAHSSSDDHKKYRPSEELEADKAIDPLKRFEQRLIEADVMTADAVDALRADIRSEVDKAADWAKQQADPAPETATQHVYFEGEDPLTYNTADDLDPDADPMVMVDAVNRTMKEEMARDTSVLVYGEDVAGAKGGVFTATKDLTELYGEDRCFNAPLAEASIIGTAVGLAASGYRPVVEIQFADYIWPGMQQIRNQVAPFRYRSNGEWGCPMVIRVPCGGYIHGGLCHSQNVESIFGHMPGLKVVLPSNAADAKGLLATAIRSEDPVLFLEHKALYRAASARTPAPPEGYTLPLGKARIDRAGDDLTIVTYGAMVAKARNVAKTLDKEDGASVEIIDLRTITPMDREAVLQSVRKTNRALVLYEDHEFIGFGAEVCAQIADAAFTYLDAPVRRVAGAFTSIPFAGSLEQAVLPSDDGILEAARDVLAF from the coding sequence ATGGAGACCTCACAGAACACGCCCGAAATGCGTCCGGCAACGGCCGACGGTGCCCCGCAGGGCGACGGCGCCTCGCACGGCGACCACGCGGTCACGGGCAGCCTGGATGTGCAGCCGCTTACGCCGCACGACTTTGATGCGGATACGTTGCGCGGCCGGCTGCGCCTGATGATGCTGTCGCGCCGCCTCGACGAAAAGATGATGACGCTCCTGAAGCAGGGGCAGGGGCACTTTCACATTGGCTGCGCGGGGCACGAGGCGGCGCAGGCGGCGCTTGGACTCCACACGCGCGCCGGTGAGGGGCCGGGCCACGACTGGTTCTGCATGTACTACCGCGATTTGTGCCTGTCGCTCTCGCTGGGCCAAACGGCGCGCGAGGCGCTGCTTGCCCACCTGGCCAAGGCCGACGATCCCAACTCCGGCGGCCGCCAGATGCCGGAGCACTTTGGGCTGAAGCGCGCCAACATCATGACCACCTCCTCCTCGGTGGGTGCGCAATTTCTGCCGGCGCTCGGCTTTGCGTTCGGCATCCAGCGGCGGGGCGAAGACAACTTCGTGTACGCGTCGTGCGGCGACGGCGCCACGAGCCAGGGCGACTTCCACGAGGCGCTCAACTGGGCCGCGCGCAGCAGCGCCCCCGTGCTATTTTTTGTGCAAGACAACAAGTACGCCATCAGCGTGCCGGTTGAAGACCAAACGGCGGGCGGCTCGGCGTACAAGCTCGCGGCGGGCTACGAAGGGCTCGAGCGCCTGCATGTTGACGGCACCGACTTCTTCGCGATGGCTGCTGCCACCAAGGCTGCGGTCGACCACATGCGCGCGGGCCGCGGGCCCGTGTGCCTCGTTGCCGATGTCGTGCGGCTCTTTGCGCACTCCTCCTCCGACGATCATAAGAAGTACCGCCCCTCCGAAGAGCTCGAAGCCGACAAGGCCATCGACCCCCTCAAGCGGTTCGAGCAGCGCCTCATCGAGGCCGACGTGATGACGGCCGATGCCGTGGACGCGTTGCGCGCCGACATCCGCTCGGAGGTTGACAAGGCGGCCGACTGGGCCAAGCAGCAGGCCGACCCCGCGCCCGAGACGGCCACCCAGCACGTCTACTTTGAGGGCGAAGATCCCCTCACCTACAACACCGCGGACGACCTCGACCCCGACGCCGACCCCATGGTGATGGTGGATGCCGTGAACCGCACCATGAAAGAAGAAATGGCGCGCGACACGTCGGTGCTGGTGTACGGCGAGGACGTAGCCGGGGCCAAGGGCGGCGTCTTTACCGCCACAAAAGACCTCACCGAACTGTACGGCGAAGATCGGTGCTTCAATGCGCCGCTCGCGGAAGCCTCCATCATTGGCACAGCGGTAGGGCTTGCGGCTTCGGGCTACCGGCCGGTCGTAGAAATTCAGTTTGCCGACTACATCTGGCCGGGCATGCAGCAAATCCGGAATCAGGTGGCACCGTTTCGGTACCGCTCAAACGGCGAGTGGGGCTGCCCGATGGTCATTCGCGTGCCTTGCGGCGGATATATCCACGGCGGGTTGTGCCACTCCCAAAACGTGGAGTCGATTTTTGGGCACATGCCCGGATTGAAGGTGGTGCTGCCGTCCAACGCGGCCGACGCGAAGGGGCTGCTCGCTACTGCCATCCGGTCGGAAGATCCGGTGCTGTTCTTGGAGCACAAGGCCCTGTACCGCGCCGCCTCGGCCCGCACGCCCGCGCCGCCGGAAGGCTACACCCTGCCGCTGGGCAAGGCGCGCATCGACCGGGCGGGCGACGACCTTACGATTGTAACGTACGGGGCGATGGTGGCCAAGGCGCGCAACGTGGCGAAGACGCTGGACAAAGAGGACGGGGCGAGCGTCGAAATTATCGACCTGCGTACCATCACGCCCATGGACCGGGAGGCGGTTCTGCAGTCGGTGCGCAAGACGAATCGCGCGCTGGTGCTGTACGAAGACCACGAGTTCATTGGCTTTGGTGCAGAGGTGTGCGCCCAGATTGCCGATGCGGCCTTCACCTATCTCGATGCACCCGTGCGCCGGGTAGCCGGTGCCTTCACGTCCATCCCGTTTGCCGGCTCGCTTGAGCAGGCCGTGTTGCCGAGCGACGATGGCATTCTAGAAGCTGCCCGCGATGTGCTAGCTTTTTAG
- a CDS encoding ABC transporter ATP-binding protein encodes MSDPLLTVRGLCKRFTAAGGLVVDDVSFDVAPGEILAILGPSGCGKTTSLRCVAGFERPTAGTVAMEGRVLDDATTHVPPEQRGIGLVFQDFALFPHLSVLENVKFGLRAVPEPARTRQAEKTLELVGLASFAERAPHHLSGGQQQRVALARTLAPAPSLILLDEPFSNLDALLRQGTRQEVRVLLKAKGMSAVLVTHDQEEALSFADRVAVMHNGTIEQVGTPEAVYYEPRTLFVAQFLGRTNLLFSQATGEQADTPLGRVRLNRAAQGTILVSMRPEHLTLDPSTENSGPVGTVIGRAFKGHDITYRVAYDGAEYLVHTHNRMTFRPGDSACIRPLEAGVVLEKDPKEPVTSGATDEPAVYATS; translated from the coding sequence ATGTCTGATCCTCTCCTTACGGTTCGCGGACTCTGCAAGCGCTTTACGGCCGCGGGCGGGCTCGTCGTGGACGACGTATCGTTTGATGTGGCGCCGGGCGAAATCTTGGCCATCTTGGGCCCTAGCGGGTGTGGCAAGACGACATCGCTGCGCTGTGTGGCGGGTTTTGAGCGGCCCACGGCGGGCACGGTGGCTATGGAGGGCCGCGTGCTGGATGACGCAACCACCCACGTGCCGCCGGAGCAACGGGGCATCGGACTGGTCTTTCAGGACTTTGCGCTGTTTCCGCACCTGAGTGTGCTGGAGAACGTGAAGTTTGGACTGCGCGCGGTGCCCGAGCCGGCGCGCACCCGTCAAGCCGAGAAGACGCTGGAGCTTGTGGGCCTCGCCTCGTTTGCTGAGCGGGCGCCGCATCACCTCTCCGGCGGCCAGCAGCAACGCGTGGCGCTCGCCCGCACCCTTGCGCCCGCTCCCTCGCTCATCTTGCTCGATGAACCCTTCTCCAACCTCGACGCCCTCTTGCGACAGGGCACCCGCCAGGAGGTGCGCGTGCTGCTGAAGGCCAAAGGCATGAGCGCCGTGCTTGTTACGCACGACCAAGAAGAGGCCCTGTCGTTTGCCGACCGCGTGGCCGTCATGCACAACGGCACCATCGAGCAGGTGGGCACGCCCGAGGCGGTGTACTACGAGCCCCGCACCCTCTTCGTCGCGCAGTTCTTGGGGCGCACCAACTTGCTGTTCTCGCAAGCAACAGGCGAACAGGCCGACACGCCGCTGGGGCGCGTGCGCTTGAACCGTGCCGCCCAGGGAACGATTTTGGTGTCGATGCGGCCGGAGCACCTCACCCTCGATCCATCAACCGAAAACTCGGGGCCGGTGGGCACCGTCATTGGGCGCGCATTCAAGGGACACGACATCACATACCGCGTGGCCTACGACGGGGCCGAGTACCTGGTGCATACGCACAACCGCATGACCTTCCGCCCCGGCGACAGCGCCTGCATCCGTCCGCTTGAAGCGGGCGTCGTGTTGGAGAAAGATCCGAAGGAACCGGTAACCAGCGGCGCCACCGATGAGCCCGCCGTGTATGCCACGTCTTAA
- a CDS encoding ABC transporter permease, whose amino-acid sequence MSFSPQAWRERWFLAIPLLVVVGGVLVPLGYLLLRAAQADTTVLWNLVVRWRNAQLLWNTVLLTGGVLACTTALAFPLAWITTRTTLPGRQVFTLLGVLPLAIPGYVMAYVLLATTGTRGTLARTMDIVISRLSGFEGALLALTLGTFPYLFLNLRTALLGLDPSIEESARALGASRLRVFWTVVLPQLRPAFLSGGLLVSLHVLGDFGVVSLMRYKTFSYALYLQYTSSYDRVYAACLALMLLLLTGAILVLEARLLRGLLYHRAGGGGPARQSQRASLGAGAGAAYAFGLVVAGLSVVLPVWTVAHWFAEAAGQGLPWADLGRAAWASVRGSAPAALVATALALPVAYVGVRHEGPVTRGLERIAYLGYATPPLAFALALIVFTLQAVPWGYQTLALLVMAYALHFMAEAIGPIRSSLYQAPPHLEDAARSLGRSALGAFRAVTLPLLQRGLLVSMAFVFLSAMKELPLTFLLAPVGFQTLALNAWSYANEAMFGEAAPYALAIIAVSGLFVGLLLLREQQPREQTKSEAAA is encoded by the coding sequence ATGTCCTTCTCCCCTCAGGCTTGGCGCGAGCGCTGGTTCTTGGCGATTCCGCTGCTTGTGGTGGTGGGCGGCGTGCTCGTGCCGTTGGGGTACTTGCTGCTGCGGGCTGCGCAGGCCGACACAACGGTTCTCTGGAATCTGGTGGTGCGGTGGCGCAACGCACAACTGCTTTGGAATACGGTGCTCCTTACGGGCGGCGTGCTGGCGTGCACCACGGCCCTCGCCTTTCCGCTGGCCTGGATTACCACCCGTACCACGTTGCCCGGGCGGCAGGTGTTTACGCTCTTGGGCGTGTTGCCGCTGGCCATCCCGGGGTACGTGATGGCCTACGTGCTGCTCGCCACCACGGGGACGCGTGGGACGCTGGCGCGCACGATGGATATCGTCATTTCGCGGCTGAGCGGCTTTGAAGGTGCGCTCTTGGCGCTCACGCTGGGCACTTTTCCCTATCTGTTCTTAAACCTGCGGACGGCGCTGCTTGGCCTGGATCCGTCGATCGAGGAGTCTGCGCGTGCGCTGGGGGCTTCGCGCCTGCGTGTGTTTTGGACGGTGGTGCTGCCGCAGCTCCGGCCCGCGTTTTTATCCGGCGGATTGCTTGTGTCGCTGCATGTGCTGGGCGATTTTGGCGTCGTTTCGCTGATGCGGTACAAGACGTTCAGCTATGCGCTGTACCTGCAGTACACGTCCTCGTACGACCGCGTCTATGCGGCCTGCCTGGCGCTTATGCTGCTGCTGCTCACGGGCGCGATCCTCGTGCTCGAAGCGCGCTTGCTGCGCGGCTTGTTGTATCATCGGGCGGGCGGGGGCGGCCCGGCCCGGCAATCGCAGCGCGCGTCGTTGGGCGCGGGCGCCGGGGCGGCGTACGCGTTTGGCCTGGTGGTGGCGGGCCTCTCGGTGGTGCTACCGGTATGGACGGTGGCGCACTGGTTTGCGGAAGCGGCCGGTCAGGGGCTGCCCTGGGCCGATCTTGGGCGGGCGGCGTGGGCGTCGGTGCGCGGCTCGGCACCGGCGGCGCTGGTGGCCACTGCGCTGGCGCTGCCCGTGGCGTATGTGGGCGTGCGGCATGAGGGCCCGGTCACTCGCGGCCTGGAGCGCATCGCCTATCTGGGCTACGCCACCCCGCCGCTCGCGTTTGCGCTGGCGCTTATCGTCTTTACGCTGCAGGCGGTGCCCTGGGGCTACCAGACGCTGGCGCTCCTTGTAATGGCGTACGCCCTGCACTTTATGGCCGAGGCGATCGGGCCCATCCGCTCCTCGTTGTACCAAGCACCCCCGCACCTGGAAGATGCTGCGCGGTCGTTGGGCCGCTCGGCGCTGGGTGCGTTTCGCGCGGTGACGCTGCCCCTGTTGCAGCGCGGGCTGCTGGTAAGCATGGCGTTCGTCTTTTTGTCGGCCATGAAAGAGCTGCCCCTTACGTTTTTGCTGGCGCCTGTTGGCTTTCAAACGCTGGCCCTCAATGCGTGGAGCTATGCCAACGAGGCGATGTTTGGCGAGGCTGCGCCGTATGCCCTGGCCATCATCGCGGTATCGGGACTGTTTGTGGGATTGTTGTTGTTGCGTGAACAGCAACCCCGCGAGCAAACGAAATCCGAGGCGGCGGCGTAA
- a CDS encoding glycosyltransferase family 2 protein produces MDILVIIPAFNEARAIGQVIADIPSGLVQEVVVVNNASTDATEANARTAGATVLTEARRGYGWACLRGIAYARSRKPDVVVFLDGDYSDHPEEMTRLVQPIADGTADFVVGSRIRGTAEPGAMLPQAQMGNRLACTLMRWIWGAPYTDLGPFRAIRLADLLALNMQDKTFGWTIEMQIKAIQHGLRVQEVPVSYRRRVGVSKITGTISGTLKASAKILWTIARYALRAPRAKASAAT; encoded by the coding sequence GTGGACATCCTCGTGATCATTCCGGCCTTCAACGAAGCCCGCGCCATTGGGCAGGTGATTGCCGACATTCCGAGCGGCCTCGTACAGGAGGTTGTGGTTGTGAACAACGCCTCCACCGATGCCACCGAAGCGAACGCCCGCACAGCCGGCGCCACCGTTCTCACCGAAGCGCGCCGCGGGTACGGATGGGCCTGCCTGCGCGGCATCGCCTACGCACGCTCCCGCAAGCCCGATGTCGTCGTCTTCCTGGACGGCGACTACAGCGACCACCCCGAGGAGATGACGCGCCTCGTGCAGCCCATCGCAGACGGCACGGCCGACTTCGTCGTCGGATCGCGCATTCGCGGCACCGCCGAGCCCGGCGCCATGCTCCCGCAAGCCCAAATGGGCAACCGCCTCGCCTGCACCTTGATGCGCTGGATTTGGGGCGCCCCGTACACCGACCTGGGGCCGTTCCGCGCCATCCGCTTGGCCGACCTGCTCGCCCTCAACATGCAAGACAAAACGTTTGGGTGGACCATCGAGATGCAAATTAAGGCCATCCAGCACGGCCTGCGCGTTCAGGAAGTCCCCGTTTCGTACCGGCGGCGGGTGGGCGTGTCGAAAATCACCGGAACGATCAGCGGCACCCTTAAGGCATCGGCCAAAATCTTGTGGACCATTGCCCGGTACGCACTGCGCGCGCCACGCGCCAAGGCTTCGGCTGCAACCTAA
- a CDS encoding branched-chain amino acid transaminase: MTPDIWYNGEFIPHEDAQVHVLSHVVHYGSSVFEGIRCYNTDQGSAIFRLEPHMRRLVDSAKIHRMNADFTQAQLEQAVMDTVERSGLAECYIRPVIFRGMGPMGVNPLENDVDVFVAVWEWGKYLGEEALQQGVDVEVASWNRLAPNTLPSMAKAGGNYLNASLVKMNAVKNGMTEGIMLNTNGYLAEGSGENLFVVRDETLYTAPVGLSILPGITRDAVITLAQEMGYTVEEKSLPREALYIADEVFFTGTAAEITPIRSVDHYTVGEGRRGPVTKALQDAFFDIVEGGNDPYDWLTFVDIPTEAAEPATP; encoded by the coding sequence ATGACGCCCGACATTTGGTACAACGGCGAGTTCATTCCGCACGAGGACGCACAAGTCCACGTCCTCTCCCACGTGGTGCACTATGGCTCCTCGGTCTTTGAGGGCATTCGCTGCTACAACACCGACCAGGGCTCGGCCATCTTTCGGCTCGAACCCCACATGCGCCGCCTGGTCGACTCCGCCAAAATTCACCGCATGAACGCCGACTTTACGCAGGCACAGCTGGAGCAAGCGGTGATGGATACGGTGGAACGCAGCGGCTTGGCCGAATGCTACATCCGTCCGGTCATCTTCCGGGGGATGGGGCCTATGGGCGTAAATCCCCTGGAGAACGACGTGGATGTGTTTGTTGCCGTGTGGGAGTGGGGCAAGTACCTGGGCGAGGAGGCCTTGCAACAGGGTGTGGATGTGGAAGTGGCAAGCTGGAACCGCCTCGCCCCCAACACGCTGCCCTCGATGGCCAAGGCCGGTGGCAACTACCTGAACGCCTCGCTTGTGAAGATGAATGCCGTTAAAAATGGCATGACCGAAGGCATCATGCTGAATACCAACGGCTACCTTGCGGAAGGCAGCGGCGAAAACCTCTTTGTGGTGCGCGACGAGACGCTGTACACGGCACCGGTGGGCCTCTCCATTCTGCCCGGCATTACCCGCGACGCCGTCATTACCCTGGCGCAGGAGATGGGCTACACCGTTGAAGAGAAGTCGCTCCCCCGCGAGGCCCTCTACATTGCCGACGAGGTCTTCTTTACAGGCACCGCCGCCGAAATCACGCCGATCCGTTCGGTGGATCACTACACCGTGGGCGAGGGCCGGCGCGGACCGGTCACGAAAGCCCTGCAGGATGCGTTCTTCGATATCGTAGAGGGCGGCAACGACCCGTACGACTGGCTCACCTTCGTCGACATTCCCACGGAAGCCGCCGAGCCGGCAACGCCCTAA
- a CDS encoding phosphotransferase family protein codes for MAASADDTIPVRPDEALDVEALHAFLVAEGLDGVAEAPPTVRQFGGGHANLTYELTYDDAVFVLRRPPLGPVPEGAHDMAREFTVLRKLHPSFALAPQAFLYCDDPSVIGAPFFLMERRYGTVIRTTWPDALGTADAQAPAAAHTLVDTLARFHAVNYEAIGLGNLGRPDGFIERQIAGWWDRWTAARPERLSAMAATHAWLKAHVPTAPAHTLVHNDYKLDNLMLAAGDAHTPVAVLDWDMCTLGDPLSDLGALLAYWVTPDDPDAMQQFATMPVHPAFPTRPQLVERYAAAAEHDVSDVRFYHALGLFRLTVIVAQIYARYARGQTQDERFAALRPMIGTVAERAHDVATGHWE; via the coding sequence ATGGCTGCTTCGGCCGACGACACCATTCCGGTACGCCCCGACGAGGCCCTCGACGTGGAGGCGCTCCATGCGTTTCTGGTGGCGGAGGGCCTGGATGGGGTCGCGGAAGCCCCGCCCACCGTTCGGCAGTTTGGCGGCGGCCATGCCAACCTCACGTACGAGCTGACCTACGACGACGCCGTCTTCGTGCTGCGGCGGCCGCCCCTCGGGCCTGTGCCTGAAGGAGCGCACGACATGGCGCGCGAGTTTACGGTGCTTCGTAAGCTGCACCCCTCGTTCGCGCTGGCGCCACAGGCGTTTCTCTACTGCGACGACCCGTCCGTCATTGGCGCGCCCTTCTTCCTGATGGAGCGCCGCTACGGTACCGTCATCCGCACGACGTGGCCCGACGCGCTTGGCACAGCGGATGCACAGGCCCCCGCCGCGGCGCACACCCTGGTCGATACCCTGGCGCGCTTCCACGCGGTCAACTATGAAGCCATCGGCCTTGGCAACCTCGGGCGTCCGGACGGCTTTATCGAACGACAGATAGCGGGCTGGTGGGACCGGTGGACCGCGGCGCGCCCGGAGCGCCTGTCGGCCATGGCAGCCACCCACGCGTGGCTCAAGGCGCACGTGCCCACGGCTCCGGCCCACACGCTGGTGCACAACGACTACAAGCTGGACAACCTCATGCTCGCTGCCGGCGATGCGCACACGCCAGTGGCTGTGCTCGACTGGGATATGTGCACGCTCGGCGATCCGCTGAGCGACCTCGGCGCGCTGCTTGCCTACTGGGTGACGCCCGACGACCCGGATGCCATGCAGCAGTTTGCTACGATGCCCGTGCACCCGGCCTTTCCGACGCGGCCCCAGCTGGTGGAGCGCTATGCCGCGGCCGCCGAACACGACGTCTCCGATGTTCGCTTCTACCACGCGCTCGGGCTGTTCCGCCTAACCGTTATCGTCGCACAGATCTACGCGCGGTACGCCCGCGGCCAAACGCAGGACGAGCGGTTTGCGGCCCTGCGCCCAATGATCGGCACCGTGGCCGAACGTGCGCACGACGTGGCCACCGGGCACTGGGAATAG
- a CDS encoding OmpA/MotB family protein, with amino-acid sequence MELERRNAELQQQIGNLQQRINELQRKLTSNVARRGETVRILSTDVYFKSGSADLTPTGVDKLAEVAATIKQQYPQRVIRVEGFTDNKPIGDRLKSIYPSNWELSAARAAAVVRHFRWTHNIDPVRMEVVGYGQFHPVASNDTAEGRSKNRRVRVAVMPKSDVPPNM; translated from the coding sequence ATGGAGCTGGAGCGCCGCAATGCCGAGCTACAGCAGCAAATTGGCAACCTGCAACAGCGCATTAACGAGTTGCAGCGCAAGCTGACTTCAAACGTGGCCCGCCGCGGCGAAACCGTGCGCATCTTGTCGACCGATGTGTACTTCAAAAGCGGCAGTGCCGACCTCACGCCTACGGGGGTCGACAAGCTTGCAGAAGTGGCGGCGACGATCAAGCAGCAGTACCCGCAGCGCGTCATCCGGGTGGAGGGGTTCACCGATAATAAGCCCATCGGCGACCGCCTGAAGAGCATCTACCCCAGCAACTGGGAGCTATCCGCGGCCCGCGCGGCGGCCGTCGTGCGGCACTTTCGGTGGACGCACAACATCGATCCGGTACGCATGGAAGTGGTGGGGTACGGACAATTTCACCCAGTGGCCTCAAACGACACCGCCGAGGGCCGCAGCAAAAACCGGCGCGTGCGCGTCGCGGTGATGCCCAAAAGCGATGTGCCCCCGAATATGTAG